A window of Quercus robur chromosome 12, dhQueRobu3.1, whole genome shotgun sequence genomic DNA:
TTTGGTTACTAATGCTTTTACATCATTTTGTTAGTCATCCGTGTTGCATTCACAACCAAAGTCTACTGTAGGGACGCCAGCATACATTGCACCTGAGGTCCTGTCTAAGAAAGAGTATGATGGAAAGGTGATACTCTGTTTTTTTACTTGTTCATTGCatgaatacattttttttttgtttcatttgacACCTATTTTCTACAGCTAATCCTTAAGAACTATAGATTGCAGATGTTTGGTCCTGTGGTGTCACCTTATATGTGATGCTCATTGGGGCATATCCCTTTGAAGATCCTGGTGATCCAAGAAACTTCAGAAAAACAATTGGGGTAAGTAATATGGTATGAACTTTTCAAACTGCCCCCCTTCACCATTGGCTTATTTTTCTACCCCCATTAGAATAATCATAAGATAAAGATAATACAATATATATggaagttttctttttctatatggAAGTCTTAATTTGAATATTGTGGCCTATGGCAGCGGATACTTAGTGTCCAATACTCAATTCCGGATTATGTCAGAGTTTCCATGGAATGTAAACATCTTCTATCTCGAATATTTGTGGCTAACCCAGAAAAGGTAAATGAGGTTTCATTTTGGTATTGAAATGTTGGTTCTGTAAATGCTGCTAGATGGTTTGGCTTACCCAACAGATAGCCTGCCTGTCTTTACCAAATTTGATGATGCCTGAAATCTTGAAATTAGTGTATAAGATCTCACTGCACTCCTCATACCTAACTATTATTGTTATCCTATTTGTATAAGCACTAACTAGACAATACACATGTTTTTTAGTCACTGCAAATGTTCAAGTTTCAATAGCTAGTCCTCCCCTTAAGGTCTTTTTATGAATTGGTGACATTTTGAGTATCATCAACCCAATAATTTTGTGCTGTGGTTGTCAATTCTTGCCCGAGTTCATCCTATTACAATGTATATTTATAGGTTGGTTTTCTCCTCATGGTCTTTACTTGTCCCTTCGCAGAGAATAACGATCCCAGAAATTAAAATCCACCCATGGTTCTTAAAGAACTTGCCTGTAGAACTCGCGGAAGGAGGAAGCTGGCAGAGCAATGATGTAAATAATCCATCCCAGAGTGTTGAGGAAGTATTGGCGATAATACAAGAGGCAGGTAAAACTCTTGATTTGCCTAAGGCTGGTGGGCTTTTGCTTGGAGGCAGCAGCATGGATCTTGATGACTTGGATGGTGATGCAGATGTTGAAGATATAGAAATGAGTGGTGATTTTGTGTGCCCACTATGAGTGGAAGTGTAAATATAGATCTTGCTTTGTTGAGGTATTGAATCCACTATTCCCTGTTGTATAATCTGTGTTGACATTTGGTAGATAAAAAGGGCCCTTCAAGTGTCACTTGCATTACTTACTTTTCATAGTTTTCTCATAATAATTTCTGTTAcgttctgttttttattttattgcaatgAAGTTGAAGGTCCTATTGAAACCATATTATAGAATGATGTGAGAAATATTATAATGGTAGCCTCATCCTTTGCGTGTTGACGTGTATGGGCATGATTCAGACACCATAGATAGTTAGTATATAGTTAATATGCCCTCAAAGAAGAGTTTTGGAATCAGacatgcttaatttttttttttctttttatgatgaTCAATTATTATAGTATCTACACCAGTGGAAATCTGGAAGATACAACTCTTATTTCATTCTCACCCCACATTGTTGTGAGATGAGTTGTATGGAAggggaaggaaaataaatgattCTTCTGAATTATATAGCAGAACGTGGACAGCTCCGTCACCATTCACGCTGGCTTTGCCTTTTGTCATGACTCATAATGTGCTGTGGTCCTTCAATTAGAGGGATGATAAATCCTTTCGAATCTCGATGAGTTAGTGTCGAAAGTGTGTTCATTGAAATGCCTGCGTTGATTATGCAATACAAATGTTGACTTCTTAATGAGTCCTCATGGTTAAACATAAAGTAGCCATATATAAACTTTGTGTTACCATTTTCTGAAAGAGTATATAATGCATCTGTTGCGATTATGAGTTTAGTTGCTGTAAACTTTATCCTTTAGCTTGTTCCTGCTTTTATTCTTACTGTTTTCCTGAGCTGCCCTGTGTggaaatattctaaaaaaagtGTCTAGTTCAATCGTAAAAGTGGTAGGAGAAAACAGCTCAGTAGCTAATGCAGCTAAAATTAACAGAATGAAAAGTAAACAATGGAGTCGTGAGTCTCGAAGGAACTATACACTTTGATTGGTCGGTGGTGATTGACAGTAGAATGAGGCTGTCAGCATCATCTACAAATCCAATCACTGCGTAGCCTTTTTTATAGGACACTGTTGAAAACGTGTTTGAATTTAGTTCTCTCTCACTATCTCTGTCtcgctttttctttttcttttttgataatgaGCTCTTTAAGTCATGGTTGTTGAAACAGTCATGCTTGCAACTTGCAACTAGACTCTACCCATGCCGTGCAAGTGGCCCGTTACATCACGAGCGATCAGAAGAGAGAAATTTAGAGAGGTTCCAGACCATAAATTATTTCAGAACAATTATTTCACAACTCTGAAGTAGCAGATTGAGTAATTGTTTATCACTTAcaaataaattcacaatttttttttcaccactcTTACTTTGTCACATCACAATTATGATACAAAATTGTGAAATAACTTatattcttagatttttttttcaagaaatttaCCAATGATTCAAATTTCAAGCAGCAATGATGaaccaaaattttccatttaataCTTGTCAAAGAGACAAATGAAGAATATATGGAGGGTCCTTCCCAAGAATGATGAATTGtccttattttctttaaaatgaaataaagagTCTTGCAGCTCAACTAACATTTCTTAGTGttttcaatgaaaatatttaaagtttAGATCCTCCCACCCCTACCATAATTATGAAGTcatcaaaagaataaaaaaaaaatgaagagattcTATTTTATGAGTGAGAATTAAAATCTCATTTAACTAATAATGAAGAGTAcgtaaaattgtaaataactgctactttttttggggggggggggggcttaaCAGGTTGTTTGATCATAGTGATGATGTAATTGCTCACACCCACCTAACCAAGAGGCCCAAGATCCCCAAACACCTAGCCCAAGATCCCCAAACACCTACAACAAGAAAAAACAACAATACTAAAAGAGTTGTCAAGGTTTGCATGACTTTtcgaaagaataaataaaaatgaagagaTTCTATTTTATGATTCAGAATTAAAATCTCATTTAACtaataagaaatgaaaaatggttttttttcaaaaattggggAGTAcgtaaaattgtaaataactgctactttttttggggggggggggagaggggaGGGAGGAGGGGAATAGTTAAGTATAGGTTGTTTGATCATAGTGATGATGTAATTGATCACACCCACCTAACCAAGAGGCCCAAGATTCTCAAACACCTACAACGAGAAAAAAGAACAATACTAGAAGAATTGTCAAGGTTTGCATGACTTTtcgaaagaataaataaaaatgaagagaTTCTATTTTATGATTGAGAATTAAAATCTCATTTAACtaataagaaatgaaaaatggtttatttttcaaaaattggggAGTAcgtaaaattgtaaataactgctacttttttttgggggggggggggggagggagaGGAGGGAGGAGGGGAATAGTTAAGTATAGGTTGTTTGATCATAGTGATGATGTAATTGATCACACCCACCTAACCAAGAGGCCCAAGATTCTCAAACACCtataacaagaaaaaagaacaatacTAGAAGAGTTGTCAAGGTTTGCATGACTcttcaaaagaataaataaaaatgaagagaTTCTATTTTATGATTGAGAATTAAAATCTCATTTAACtaataagaaatgaaaaatggtttatttttcaaaatttgaggagtacataaaattgtaaataactgctacttttttggggggggtgggggggggatGGGGATGGAGGAGGGGAATAGTTAAGTATAGGTTGTTTGATCATAGTGATGATGTAATTGATCACACCCACCTAACCAAGAGGCCCAAGATCCCCAAACACCtacaacaagaaaaaagaacaatacTAGAAGAGTTGTCAAGGTTTGCATGACTcttcaaaagaataaataaaaatgaagagaTTCTATTTTATGATTGAGAATTAAAATCTCatttaactaataaaaaatgaaaaatggtttatttttcaaaatttgaggagtacataaaattgtaaataactgctacttttttgggggggggggtggggagggAGGAGGGGAATAGTTAAGTATAGGTTGTTTGATCATAGTGATGATGTAATTGATCACACCCACCTAACCAAGAGGCCCAAGATCCCCAAACACctacaacaagaaaaaaaaacaatactaGAAGAGTTGTCAAGGTTTGCATGACTATTCGATGCTTAAGTCAGAAAATAggataaatattttcttaaggAACAAAGGCAAGGGTTTTTTTGTCAAGGCAATGACCATATCTATGATTGGACTTTATAGCTCCTTTTAAGGATAAATTATTTGCTCCTCTCGAGTGGAAGAGTGATGTGGTCCTCTTGGTGATATGGACCAATAAAAAGCAGTCATGTATTAAAAGAAAAGCTGAGTTAGCAACCACGTCTGTTGCTGCAATACTGTAgccttttaaaaacaaatattgaaaGGCTGTTTCACTTCTAATCCTACTTAGTTGCTTcaccaaaaattctaaaacccaaaaatttccaaaccgcccagctctcttctctctccctccctaCATCATTGAAGAAATTTTTCTTTGCATGAACAAGCTCTATGAGATTTTGAACTAACTTTGTTCTTGGGTCTAACTTTTTCTAGCTTGTTTCCCTCTTTTCCCCTATGACTGAAGTGGTTGCTAGAATCCAATGCTCACCATCACAACTAACCATGGCTGATCAAGGTATGTTACAAAGTATCATTTCACTTTTCAAAGTATTATTTTCTTACTTAGTTCTGTCTCTATGTAGTTTATAATACAGTGCCTTCTACATGTTtgataaaaagcccaaaataaacaagttttaaaagaatgaaatttttatatctattttctttctatttagtTTTCCTGACTATGAGCCATTGTTTTTAACTCTAGATTGCAGGTCTTTTATTTGAGAATGAATCTTTAACTAAGACCTTAAGTTCAGTATTATAATGTTGCTGggttcctcttcttcttcttcttttttttttttttggcatttgattgttgttgttgttgatgcaTTTGAATGTTGTGGTGGTTTTAATCATAGATATTAGAGTCAATGAGGAAGGTGTTGAAGATATTGAAACTTTGCTTAGAATGGCGGTGCATAGTGAGGATGAAGCGTATAAAATGAAACTTTGCTTGAAATGAGACTTTGCTTGTGTGGTTTTTTGGAATAGTTGTTTTAATTTGGAGTTGTAAATGCTTTAGAAGCTCTGTGGTACTTGcattagtttgtttgtttgagagAGTGTGTTAGCTGTTAGTTATTGTATTTGTGAATGATAGTTGTGTTGGTGTTTGGATctcattgtaaaattttaatcattttgataataaattttcatttggtAGACAGTTTAGTAATGTTGGGTAGCTTGTTGTTCCTAAGTACATGAACTGTTTTTGAGAAGTGACGCTTGTTGAATAGCAGGGCAGTTTGTTAGTAATGTTATTAGAGGGCAATTTCTTATTGAAGTTTAAGTCTTGTTTTGATGGATtaactcttcaaaaaaaaaggtgctccttcatcttaaaaaaatatgcaCAATGCTAAATTCTAATATGTTagaaagttttgtttttgtgatatCAAGGTATTACTAATTGGAAGAATGTGTTGGAGTATTATTGTGCTTTTACGTTTTGTTCTTTAGcgtttcatttttgttttctgctTGAAACTTTAACGTGTTTCTAAAAGAGGCTCTGTTGTATTTGATTACTAACATTTGAAATTGTATTTAGGAGCATACAAATTGGACAAATAAGGATATACTAAATGACAATCTTGGAGATGGGACATTTATTGTTGGTGTTATCGTCGGTAGAGATGCAGAGTGTCTTGGTTTGCTGCTTTGTTTGAGAGAGTATGTTATTCGGGTTCAAGCTTGCACGTTTTTGGGCTACTGTTTACTATGTGATGAAGTAGAGATGTTTGTATCAGATGTGTGAACTATCAAGATGCTCAATCAGTGAATGCATTGACAAATGGAAAAAACTACTTTACTGAGGCAGGATTAATCTTGGTTGATATTAGGCGACTCATATTAAACTTTGAATCAATTTCCTTTCATGTAGTGCAAAAAAACTTGTAACTGTGCAACTAGTGAGTTGTAAAATTTTCTCAGGAAAAGGAAGAGCCTTTGGTGGGAATTAGAGgaatgttctttcttttttgttagaCATTGTACTGAAAGATATTTCTCAATAAATCAAGTCTTTTGTTTTACAATGGTTATTCTAATTGTCCACACCACAAGTTCACAAAAATTGCTTATAATCAgcatttgaattgaaaataCTTTTCATTGCTATTGGTTATATTCAATTGGATAAATAACAAGTTGAACTATACAATTTTTTACTAGAGGATGAGAAAgcataacaaaagaaaatatacaaaaaggAATGTAACCTAACATTTCCTATAAATAGGCTTATTTTCATTGCCTTCgaaatacaaaaataactacTGTAGTTTTCACTCCTCTAATCATTAGTTACTTGATTAATCTTCCAACTTGAGAACTTGTCAAAAATCTTCCAAGTTGAATACTTTAAGTcaaatcatttttgtttaggATTGAGTTGTGTAAAATCATTTGAGAAAGAATTCTGCACAAATAGAGATAGACATTTTTCAGTTATTAGTAACAAGGTGATAACTAttgatacaaataaataaacataactaatgaagaataaaaaatagaaacaacaaGTATTTTACCTGATTTAAATGATTCAAGAAATCGTTACTTTGAAGCATACTCGTGAAGCTGAAATTTGGAGAAGCACCGCTCCAATAGGAAAAAGGGTTCTACATTCAAATTAACTCAAGTTTAAAtgttagatatttttttaaatgaacatTCAATTACAcaaatcaattatttatttatttttatttacttttaccTGATTTGGATGTTGAAAATGACTTGGACTAATGGTTGTTGGCATGGCTTGAGGAAGGAATACCTATCAAATATTATAAGAGATTAATATGacatcattaaaaataaataaatagataaataaagaaGATGATGCAAAGGGCTTAGATCATACTTGATTATTATAACTCTCATCCATGGGTACACTAGATGGGTGCTTTGGCTAGCAAAGACCTGTAAATTGTGGAGCATAGGTTGAGTTTTGTGAATTAATGACAATTCTTCTAAAGGCATATAATTTCATAGGATAATTATTATTGATAGAGCTagtgatattattattttcataggACTTGTGTGCTGCATATGTTACATGAATGACAAATATTCCAAAGGCAATATAGATGAGgtaatatatataagaaaactTGATAAATGGATACAATAAAaggcaataaaaaaattttatattcttgtaGCTTTGCATAGTGAAGATTTACATGATAATGTGTATCGTATAGTG
This region includes:
- the LOC126709162 gene encoding serine/threonine-protein kinase SAPK2 gives rise to the protein MERYEMMKNIGSGNFGVAKLVKDKRTRELYAVKLIERGQKIDEHVQREIMNHRSLKHPNIVRFKEVLLTPTHLAIVMEYAAGGELFERICSAGRFSEDEARFFFQQLISGVSYCHSMQICHRDLKLENTLLDGSTAPRVKICDFGYSKSSVLHSQPKSTVGTPAYIAPEVLSKKEYDGKIADVWSCGVTLYVMLIGAYPFEDPGDPRNFRKTIGRILSVQYSIPDYVRVSMECKHLLSRIFVANPEKRITIPEIKIHPWFLKNLPVELAEGGSWQSNDVNNPSQSVEEVLAIIQEAGKTLDLPKAGGLLLGGSSMDLDDLDGDADVEDIEMSGDFVCPL